One window of the Populus nigra chromosome 4, ddPopNigr1.1, whole genome shotgun sequence genome contains the following:
- the LOC133692302 gene encoding uncharacterized protein LOC133692302, producing the protein MDEGMQQFQQSLIELENEAEHLLLARNQVIENDKERNGNREALTALRKRAKTTKTSIKFPFESIMKDIGKPGSRTAPLVKEICGTCGNHDEKEKTWMMFPGSDVFACIPFHAAHTILDKDQERLEYEAKKLQSYVKEKTLLISEKGVLADMISPGVLRSLVTLTDKPK; encoded by the exons ATGGACGAAGGAATGCAGCAATTCCAACAAAGCTTAATCGAGCTCGAAAACGAAGCCGAGCATCTCCTATTAGCTCGAAATCAG gTGATTGAAAATGATAAAGAGAGGAACGGAAACAGAGAAGCATTGACAGCTTTAAGGAAGAGAGCCAAGACTACAAAAACGAGCATAAAGTTTCCTTTTGAGTCGATAATGAAGGATATTGGGAAGCCGGGATCAAGGACTGCTCCTTTAGTGAAAGAAATTTGTGGGACTTGTGGTAATCATGACGAGAAAGAGAAAACTTGGATGATGTTTCCAGGAAGTGATGTTTTTGCTTGCATTCCATTTCATGCTGCTCACACTATCTTGGATaaag ATCAAGAACGGCTTGAATATGAAGCAAAAAAACTGCAAAGCTATGTAAAGGAAAAGACCCTTCTAATTTCAGAAAAAGGTGTGCTTGCTGACATGATTAGCCCGGGTGTGCTTAGGTCCTTAGTAACCTTAACAGACAAACCAAAGTAA
- the LOC133692301 gene encoding uncharacterized protein LOC133692301 — protein sequence MDEGMQQFQQSLIELENEAEHLLLARNQVIENDKERNGNREALTALRKRAKTTKTSIKFPFESIMKDIGKPGSRTAPLVKEICGTCGNHDEKEKTWMMFPGSDVFACIPFHAAHTILDKDQERLEYEAKKLQSYVKEKTLLISEKGVLADMISPGVLRSLVNLNRQTKVN from the exons ATGGACGAAGGAATGCAGCAATTTCAACAAAGCTTAATCGAGCTCGAAAACGAAGCTGAGCATCTCCTATTAGCTCGAAATCAG gTGATTGAAAATGATAAAGAGAGGAACGGAAACAGAGAAGCATTGACAGCTTTAAGGAAGAGAGCCAAGACTACAAAAACGAGCATAAAGTTTCCTTTTGAGTCGATAATGAAGGATATTGGGAAGCCGGGATCAAGGACTGCTCCTTTGGTGAAAGAAATTTGTGGGACTTGTGGTAATCATGACGAGAAAGAGAAAACTTGGATGATGTTTCCAGGAAGTGATGTTTTTGCTTGCATTCCATTTCATGCTGCTCACACTATCTTGGATaaag ATCAAGAACGGCTTGAATATGAAGCAAAAAAACTGCAAAGCTATGTAAAGGAAAAGACCCTTCTAATTTCAGAAAAAGGTGTGCTTGCTGACATGATTAGCCCGGGTGTGCTTAGGTCCTTAGTAAACCTTAACAGACAAACCAAAGTAAACTAG